From the Candidatus Cloacimonadaceae bacterium genome, the window GCAACCGATGCACTTTTCCGCGTCGTTTTTATGAAAACCACGGTAGCCGGGTGCCGCTTCGCGTCCATGCTTGAGTGTGTTGATGGAATAGGGCTTTTCAAAGGCGCGCTTCCAGACATAGAGGGGGGATAATAGATCTCTTAAGTTCATCGTGTTACCTCTCGATTTCCGGGGGATAAGTGTGCAGGGAAAGCATCAAACCATGCGTGTCGGCGATGTTTGTGCCGACCGCGAGATGCTCCAACAGGGACATCGCATGGCAATAGGAAGGACCGCGCACGGTGACTTTTCGTGGGAAGGGAGTGCCGTCGGAGACAATGTAATAACCGTATTCGCCGCGGGTGGATTCAGCACGGACATAGGTCTCTCCAGCGGGGACTTTCAGATGCAGAATATTTGGCAGAGTGGTGTAAAACTCTCCTTCGCGGGGCATTTTATCCAGAATTTGACGGATTAGGGAGATGCTTTGATGCATTTCACGCCACCGGACAAGAGTTCTGGCATAGGCGTCGCCTGCGGTTTCGGTCACGACCTCAAAATCAAGCTGATCATAGGCGAGGTAGGGGCTGTCCTTGCGGACGTCTCTTTTCATGCCGCTGCCACGTGCAACGGGTCCGACGGCGCCAAAACGATCAACCATCTCAGCAGTGACGATACCCAGTCCCTGGGCGCGCATCTTGAAGATGCCGTTGTTTAGCATGACGTGGCGGATTTCCTCGAGCAGCTTTTCCACGTTGTCCATCACCTGGCGGGTGTGCTCTTCCCAACCTTCGGGAATCTCTCCGCGCACGCCTCCGGGAATCATATACATGTGATAGATGCGGGCGTAGGTCCATTCTTCAAAGAGATCGAGCACAAAGTCCCGATGCGCCAAAGCCCATTGGGGTACTGTGCCCATGCCGAAGGCGCCGCTCTGCCCGCCGATCCACATCAGGAAACTGGCAAGGCGGGAAAGCTCCATGTTCAAAGTGCGCAGCCACTTGGCGCGTTCTGGGATCTCGATTCCGAGAAGCTCTTCCACTGCGGCGGCGAAGAGATATTCATTGGTATCCGGTTCCGGGACGCAGATGCGGCAGACGATTGGAAAGCAGTTGATATAGCGGCGGCGCTCCATCAGCTTTTCAAAGCCGCGGTGCAGATAGCCCACGTGGGTCTTGCAGGAGATAATCTGATCTCCGCAGATATCCAGCTCCAGGCTCATGTTCCCGGTCACGCCGGGGTGCTGTGGTCCCTGCCACATCTTCAGATATTTGCCGCTGTCCATGTCATAGATTGATTTGCCATCCACGATCGGGGGATATAGTGCTTTCATCTCAGTCCTCCGGATAAAGCTTTTGTTTCATGTGTTCTTCTGGTTCATGGATCTCGCGAGGGCGGTGACTGTAGGTTTCGTCGCTATATTTCTTGGTGTCAAAATCTCTGCGCATGACGGGTGGTCCCTGCCAGCCTTCCAAGATGAAGGGTTCTTTCATGCCAGGGCTGCCGGGGAAGGAGATGCCGAACATTTCAAACAACTCGCGCTGATAGGTGCGCGCCTGTTCCCACAAGAGATGAATCGAATCCATCAATGCTTCTTCACGGTTTATCAAGACCTTGATTCCGATGTCCATGTGGTTGTGATAGTTATGCAGCAGATAAGTGAGCTGGAAGTTGCCGTCTTCGATCCAATCCACGCAGGTAATCAACACCAGATGCGTGTAATGATGGAAGTCCCGCAGATGAATGATCAGGCTGACTGCCTGCTCTTTTTGCACGAAGAAGAAAGCGAGGTCGTCGCGATTTTGCGTATAATTAGAGACGGCGAAACGGGTGGAGAGTTCTTCAAATATGTGTTTCATCTTCACCTACCAGTTGTAATCCGGCATGTTCCAGTCTTTGATGACTGCTTTCTGATTGGCTTTGTACCAATCAAATTTCTCAGCATAGAGGTTTTGTCCTTCCGCCTTGCCGGCGAGGATCAGTTCTTTGAGCTTGGCAAAGCCGGCGATCACGGCTTCCGGACGCGGCATGCAACCGGTCACATAGACGTCCACAGGGATGTATTCGTCGATGCGCTTGATC encodes:
- a CDS encoding NADH-quinone oxidoreductase subunit C; the encoded protein is MKHIFEELSTRFAVSNYTQNRDDLAFFFVQKEQAVSLIIHLRDFHHYTHLVLITCVDWIEDGNFQLTYLLHNYHNHMDIGIKVLINREEALMDSIHLLWEQARTYQRELFEMFGISFPGSPGMKEPFILEGWQGPPVMRRDFDTKKYSDETYSHRPREIHEPEEHMKQKLYPED
- a CDS encoding NADH-quinone oxidoreductase subunit D produces the protein MKALYPPIVDGKSIYDMDSGKYLKMWQGPQHPGVTGNMSLELDICGDQIISCKTHVGYLHRGFEKLMERRRYINCFPIVCRICVPEPDTNEYLFAAAVEELLGIEIPERAKWLRTLNMELSRLASFLMWIGGQSGAFGMGTVPQWALAHRDFVLDLFEEWTYARIYHMYMIPGGVRGEIPEGWEEHTRQVMDNVEKLLEEIRHVMLNNGIFKMRAQGLGIVTAEMVDRFGAVGPVARGSGMKRDVRKDSPYLAYDQLDFEVVTETAGDAYARTLVRWREMHQSISLIRQILDKMPREGEFYTTLPNILHLKVPAGETYVRAESTRGEYGYYIVSDGTPFPRKVTVRGPSYCHAMSLLEHLAVGTNIADTHGLMLSLHTYPPEIER